From Candidatus Dormiibacterota bacterium:
GGCCTCCGCGGCCTGGCGGGCGACGATCGAGAGCACCCCGGCGAGCTGCTGCGGACCCATCACCGCGAGCTTGGAGTTGGGCCAGGCGAAGAGCAGGCGCGGGTCGTATGCGCGCCCGCACATCCCGTAGTTGCCGGCGCCGTACGAGGCGCCGATGTTCACGGTGACGTGGGGCACGGTGCTGTTGGTCACGGCGTTGATCATCTTCGCGCCGTCCTTGATCATCCCCGACTGCTCGTAATGGGCGCCCACCATGTAGCCGGTGGTGTTCTGCAGGAACACCAGGGGGCGGTCGATCTGGTTGGCGAGGAGGATGAACTCCGTCGCCTTCCGCGCCTCCTCCATGAACAGCACCCCGCGCGCGTTGGCGAGCACGCCGACGGGATGGCCGTGGATCGAGGCCCAGCCGGTGACCAGGCTGGTGCCGTACAGCGCCTTGTACTCGTCGAAGCGCGAGCCGTCGACGACCCGGGCGAGCACCTCGTGCGGGTCGAAGGGAACGCGGAGGTCGGCGGAGGCGATGCCGAGCAGCTCCTCGGGGTCGTGCAGCGGGTCGTCGGCGGGCTCGGTCGGACCGGGGCCGAGCTTGCGCCAGCCGAGGTCGGCGACGATCTGCCGGCCCAGGCGGATGCAGTCGCGCTCGTCGACGGCGAAGTAGTCGGAGACCCCCGACACCCGCGAGTGCATCTCCGCGCCGCCCAGCGACTCGTCGTCCGACTCCTCGCCGGTCGCCATCCTCACCAGCGGAGGGCCGCCGAGGAACACCTTCGCCTGGCGGTCGACGAGCACCGCGTGGTCGCACATCCCGGGCACGTACGCCCCGCCGGCGGTGGAGTTCCCGAACACCAGCGCGATCGTGGGGATGCCCGCCGCGGACAGCGCCGTGAGGTCGTGGAAGGTGCGTCCCGCGGGGACGAAGAGGTCGGCCTGGGTGGGCAGGTCGGCGCCTCCCGACTCCACCAGCCAGATCAGCGGCAGCCGGTTGAGCCGGGCGATCTCGAGGGCGCGGAGCTGCTTGCGCAGGGTATGCGGGTTCATCGCCCCGCCGCGCACGGTGGGGTCGTTGGCGGTGATCACGCACTCGACCCCGGAGACCACGCCGATGCCGGTGACGATGGCGGCGCCGACGTGGAACTCGGTGCCCCAGGCGGCCAGCGGCGAGAGCTCGAGAAAGGGCGCGTCGCGGTCGACGAGCAGCTCGACCCGCTCACGGGCGAGCAGCCGGCCGCGGCCGCGGTGGCGCTCCACGTAGCGCTCGCCACCGCCGGCGCGGGCGAGGGCGAGCTGCTCCTCGTGGGCGGCGAGCGCGGCGAGCAGCGCGGCGCGGTTGGCGCGGTAGGTGTCGCTCCCGGTGTCCACCGTGGAGCCGAGGACGGCCACGGGAACATGGTAGCCGCCGGTGCGGAGTCGG
This genomic window contains:
- a CDS encoding carboxyl transferase domain-containing protein, whose translation is MAVLGSTVDTGSDTYRANRAALLAALAAHEEQLALARAGGGERYVERHRGRGRLLARERVELLVDRDAPFLELSPLAAWGTEFHVGAAIVTGIGVVSGVECVITANDPTVRGGAMNPHTLRKQLRALEIARLNRLPLIWLVESGGADLPTQADLFVPAGRTFHDLTALSAAGIPTIALVFGNSTAGGAYVPGMCDHAVLVDRQAKVFLGGPPLVRMATGEESDDESLGGAEMHSRVSGVSDYFAVDERDCIRLGRQIVADLGWRKLGPGPTEPADDPLHDPEELLGIASADLRVPFDPHEVLARVVDGSRFDEYKALYGTSLVTGWASIHGHPVGVLANARGVLFMEEARKATEFILLANQIDRPLVFLQNTTGYMVGAHYEQSGMIKDGAKMINAVTNSTVPHVTVNIGASYGAGNYGMCGRAYDPRLLFAWPNSKLAVMGPQQLAGVLSIVARQAAEAGGKAYDEAADAARTRAVEEQIERESHPFFITSKLYDDGIVDPRQTRTVLGIALSAAHSDQVRGRRGFGVFRM